A single region of the Rhodococcus sp. W8901 genome encodes:
- a CDS encoding GAP family protein codes for MAVDVNVVLLASLAGLALVDSTSIGTLVLPVWMLLAPGRPPVGRIVRYLIVIAVFYLVIGAALLTAGRMGLDVGGRMLDSPVAKAVQLAVGAALFVLSFRFDSKKRRERGESSRVIRWRDRALTKGGSGGVATLALTAGTLELVTMVPYLAAIALIVSVGAPAALSIPLLAAYCLVMIVPAVTLLGLRILVGQRADGVLHRIDDFFTRNADSAVGWALGIAGFLLAMDAASALFAL; via the coding sequence GTGGCCGTTGACGTGAACGTGGTGCTGCTGGCGTCGCTGGCAGGCCTTGCGCTCGTGGACAGTACGAGCATCGGAACGCTGGTACTGCCGGTGTGGATGCTGCTCGCGCCCGGGCGCCCACCCGTCGGTCGCATCGTCCGCTACCTGATCGTCATCGCCGTGTTCTACCTCGTCATCGGCGCGGCCCTCCTTACCGCGGGGCGGATGGGCCTCGACGTCGGAGGCCGGATGTTGGATTCGCCTGTGGCAAAGGCGGTCCAGTTGGCCGTCGGCGCGGCATTGTTCGTGCTGAGCTTCCGCTTCGACTCGAAGAAGCGCCGCGAACGTGGCGAGTCGAGTCGGGTCATCCGCTGGCGCGATCGGGCCCTCACGAAGGGCGGGTCCGGCGGTGTCGCCACACTGGCGCTCACGGCGGGAACGCTGGAGTTGGTCACGATGGTCCCCTACCTCGCGGCCATCGCGCTGATCGTCTCCGTGGGAGCGCCCGCTGCTCTGTCGATCCCCCTGCTGGCCGCCTACTGTCTGGTGATGATCGTCCCGGCCGTGACCCTGCTGGGGTTGCGGATATTGGTCGGGCAGCGCGCCGACGGCGTCCTGCACCGGATCGACGACTTCTTCACTCGCAACGCGGACAGCGCCGTGGGTTGGGCGTTGGGAATCGCGGGCTTTCTGCTCGCGATGGACGCCGCGAGCGCCCTGTTCGCGCTATGA
- a CDS encoding DUF456 domain-containing protein produces MSAGVEVLLGLVMLVGLVGVVVPILPGTLLIAGALLVWAIVDASAAGWGVFVAGTALMVGAGIIKYTWPGRRMRDAGVPNRSVMFGGLVGIVGFFVVPVVGLLLGFLLGTYAAEAARHRTHRDAWGSTVHATKAVGLSILVELFGALLAVGLWLGAVLFV; encoded by the coding sequence GTGAGCGCCGGGGTCGAGGTTCTGCTCGGCCTGGTGATGCTCGTCGGGTTGGTCGGCGTCGTGGTGCCGATCCTGCCCGGCACGCTGCTGATCGCCGGTGCGCTGCTGGTGTGGGCGATCGTCGACGCCAGCGCTGCCGGGTGGGGCGTCTTCGTGGCCGGGACCGCGCTGATGGTGGGCGCGGGGATCATCAAGTACACGTGGCCCGGACGCCGGATGCGCGACGCCGGCGTCCCCAACCGCTCGGTGATGTTCGGCGGGTTGGTCGGGATCGTCGGCTTCTTCGTGGTGCCGGTGGTGGGACTGCTGCTCGGGTTCCTGCTCGGCACGTACGCGGCCGAGGCGGCCCGGCACCGCACGCACCGCGACGCGTGGGGCTCGACCGTGCACGCCACCAAGGCCGTCGGACTGTCGATCCTGGTCGAACTGTTCGGCGCGCTCCTCGCGGTAGGCCTGTGGCTGGGCGCGGTGCTGTTCGTCTGA
- a CDS encoding VOC family protein, whose amino-acid sequence MAFPGELVAFLASTDLDVSSMFYVDTLGLAVTERTPFALVVDGGGGTELRITLVQSKADTGYTVLGWRTKDLSATVDDLRARGVDFLRYQGMDQDEHDAWTAPDGTRVAWFHDPHANVLSIHQPPA is encoded by the coding sequence ATGGCCTTCCCCGGAGAACTCGTCGCGTTCCTGGCCAGCACCGACCTGGACGTCTCGTCGATGTTCTACGTCGACACGCTGGGCCTGGCCGTCACCGAGCGCACGCCGTTCGCGCTCGTCGTCGACGGCGGTGGCGGCACCGAACTCCGCATCACCCTCGTCCAGTCGAAGGCCGACACCGGGTACACGGTGTTGGGGTGGCGCACGAAGGATCTGTCGGCGACGGTCGACGACCTGCGGGCCAGAGGCGTCGACTTCCTGCGCTACCAGGGGATGGACCAGGACGAGCACGACGCGTGGACGGCGCCCGACGGCACCCGGGTCGCGTGGTTCCACGATCCGCACGCCAACGTGCTCTCGATCCACCAGCCGCCGGCCTGA
- a CDS encoding sensor histidine kinase, whose amino-acid sequence MAYPLQPSRGGLRMRRHVNTARSRRRDDILIAGGMLVIGLVLYAVGAFQLGTGPSSTPAGVRVALLVAIAAADTFRSTYPAAALTVGAVLTAIDLALGPTVPVWLVLSDLVYAAVLYGRPRVSRAVCYSTGAAVVVLTAAAYVGWQDGRAAAAAGIVLALFFTTPVWWALAIRRHQEVAAAERARAESMRALAEADRAAAVAHERNRMARDLHDVIASHLSAIAIQSEAALSRGTTGTDPTLDNVLTAIRAGSVAALDEMRSMIDLLRAESDPDDPGAPLRLSDLDMLIVGARAAGSAVEASVATNPDTLTSVVDHATYRIAQESITNAVKHAPRQKISITIQQDADAVRLRVHNPIPRGPGDEPSAASGGQGLRNMTERAQLLGGRLHAGATQDGWIVDSVLPLESRGASE is encoded by the coding sequence ATGGCGTATCCGTTGCAACCGTCGCGGGGCGGCCTGCGGATGCGCCGGCACGTGAACACCGCCCGGTCACGCCGCCGTGATGACATCCTGATCGCGGGCGGGATGCTCGTCATCGGGTTGGTCCTGTATGCCGTCGGCGCATTTCAACTCGGCACCGGGCCGAGCAGCACCCCCGCCGGTGTTCGGGTCGCGCTGCTCGTCGCGATCGCCGCTGCGGACACCTTCCGCAGCACGTACCCGGCCGCCGCCCTGACCGTGGGGGCGGTCCTGACCGCCATCGACCTCGCACTCGGACCCACCGTCCCCGTGTGGCTGGTTCTCTCCGATCTCGTCTACGCCGCGGTGTTGTACGGGCGGCCCCGCGTCAGCCGGGCGGTCTGCTACTCCACCGGGGCGGCGGTCGTCGTCCTCACTGCTGCCGCCTACGTCGGATGGCAGGACGGCCGTGCGGCCGCGGCGGCGGGGATCGTCCTCGCACTGTTCTTCACGACGCCCGTGTGGTGGGCGCTCGCGATCCGTCGTCACCAGGAGGTCGCGGCCGCCGAACGGGCACGGGCAGAGTCGATGCGGGCCCTCGCGGAGGCGGACCGGGCGGCCGCGGTCGCCCACGAACGGAATCGCATGGCTCGGGATCTGCACGACGTGATCGCGAGTCACCTGTCGGCGATCGCGATTCAATCGGAGGCCGCGCTGTCTCGAGGGACGACCGGGACCGATCCAACTCTCGACAACGTCCTGACCGCCATCCGGGCGGGGAGCGTCGCCGCGCTTGACGAGATGCGCTCGATGATCGATCTACTCCGCGCCGAGAGCGATCCGGATGATCCTGGCGCCCCGCTACGCCTGAGCGACCTCGACATGCTGATCGTCGGTGCGCGCGCGGCCGGAAGCGCCGTGGAAGCCAGCGTCGCGACGAATCCCGATACGTTGACCAGCGTCGTGGACCACGCCACGTACCGAATAGCGCAAGAATCGATCACCAATGCGGTCAAACATGCTCCCCGTCAGAAGATCTCGATCACGATCCAGCAGGATGCCGATGCCGTTCGGCTGCGCGTGCACAACCCGATACCACGCGGCCCGGGCGACGAGCCCTCCGCTGCGTCCGGAGGACAGGGACTGCGCAACATGACAGAACGCGCCCAGTTGCTGGGTGGCCGACTCCACGCCGGCGCGACACAGGACGGCTGGATCGTCGATTCGGTGCTGCCGCTCGAGTCACGAGGAGCGTCCGAATGA
- the purT gene encoding formate-dependent phosphoribosylglycinamide formyltransferase — MRPDTSADIPTRIGTPLSPSATRVMLLGSGELGKEVIMALQRLGVEVIAVDRYADAPGHQVAHRAHTVDMGDREQLLRVIEDERPHFVVPEIEAIATEALAEVEERGLAVVIPTARATQLTMNREGIRRLAAEELGLPTSPYAFADSLDQVRAAAEQIGFPCVIKPVMSSSGKGQSVARSADDLESSWEYALSGGRVNKGRVIVEGFVDFDYEITQLTVRAVDGTHFCEPIGHLQDAGDYIESWQPQAMTPAALAAARDVAEKVTTALGGRGIFGVELFVKGDAVYFSEVSPRPHDTGLVTLRSQRFSEFELHARAILGLPVDTTLAAPGASAVIYGGVESVGVAFEGVADALAVPETDLRLFGKPEAFARRRMGVAVSTGPDVETARERAREAASRVRIVVPE, encoded by the coding sequence ATGCGTCCCGACACTTCCGCTGACATTCCCACCCGGATCGGTACCCCGCTGAGCCCGAGCGCCACCCGCGTGATGCTGCTGGGCTCCGGCGAACTCGGCAAGGAGGTGATAATGGCCCTGCAGCGCCTGGGCGTCGAGGTGATCGCCGTCGATCGCTACGCCGACGCCCCCGGTCACCAGGTGGCGCACCGCGCGCACACCGTCGACATGGGCGACCGCGAACAACTGCTGCGCGTCATCGAGGACGAGCGCCCGCACTTCGTGGTGCCCGAGATCGAGGCCATCGCCACCGAGGCCCTCGCCGAGGTGGAGGAGCGCGGACTGGCCGTCGTCATCCCCACCGCGCGGGCGACGCAGCTGACGATGAACCGGGAAGGCATCCGCCGTCTCGCCGCCGAGGAGCTGGGCCTGCCGACGTCGCCGTACGCGTTCGCCGATTCGCTGGACCAGGTGCGTGCCGCCGCCGAGCAGATCGGGTTCCCGTGCGTCATCAAGCCGGTGATGTCGTCGTCCGGCAAGGGGCAGTCCGTCGCGCGCAGTGCGGACGATCTCGAAAGCTCTTGGGAATACGCGCTTTCCGGCGGACGGGTCAACAAGGGGCGGGTGATCGTCGAGGGCTTCGTCGACTTCGACTACGAGATCACCCAGCTCACCGTCCGCGCCGTGGACGGCACGCACTTCTGCGAGCCGATCGGCCACCTGCAGGACGCCGGCGACTACATCGAGTCGTGGCAGCCGCAGGCGATGACCCCAGCCGCGCTCGCCGCTGCACGTGACGTCGCGGAGAAGGTGACCACCGCGCTGGGCGGACGTGGCATCTTCGGCGTCGAACTGTTCGTCAAGGGCGACGCCGTCTACTTCTCCGAGGTGAGCCCCCGCCCGCACGACACCGGACTGGTGACGCTGCGCTCGCAGCGGTTCTCGGAGTTCGAGTTGCACGCCCGCGCGATCCTCGGCCTGCCCGTCGACACGACGTTGGCTGCCCCCGGCGCGTCCGCGGTGATCTACGGCGGCGTCGAGTCGGTCGGTGTCGCGTTCGAGGGCGTCGCCGACGCCCTGGCGGTGCCGGAGACCGATCTGCGCCTGTTCGGCAAGCCCGAGGCGTTCGCGCGTCGTCGCATGGGCGTCGCGGTGTCCACCGGGCCGGATGTCGAGACGGCGCGCGAACGGGCCCGTGAGGCGGCGTCCCGGGTGCGCATCGTCGTGCCGGAGTGA
- a CDS encoding CaiB/BaiF CoA transferase family protein: MTAAGTERKGPLTGIRVVEFAGIGPGPHAATLLADLGADVVRVQRAGQIPPEGTVGDQTARNRRVVEADLKNPTDVEKVLDLLGRADILIEGFRPGVMERMGLGPDVVLARCPRVVYGRMTGWGQDGPLAHSAGHDINYISLTGVLHAIGRKGERPVPPLNMVGDFGGGSMFLLFGILAAIIERQTSGKGQVVDAAMVDGTLALSHIIWNFRRIGMWSDERGVNMLDGGAPYYDTYETSDGKYMAVGAIEPQFYAVLLKGLELDPAELPGQNDAARWPELRQILTDRFLSKSRDEWTKIFDGTDACTTPVLTFAEAPQDPHVAARGGIIEIEGVPQHAPAPRFSRTPNRTPEPPAHSATDVDTLWR, encoded by the coding sequence GTGACTGCTGCAGGGACCGAGCGTAAGGGCCCGCTGACCGGGATCCGCGTCGTCGAGTTCGCCGGAATCGGACCGGGTCCGCACGCCGCGACACTGCTGGCCGATCTGGGTGCGGACGTGGTGCGCGTGCAGCGTGCCGGGCAGATCCCGCCCGAGGGCACGGTCGGGGATCAGACCGCGCGCAACCGCCGGGTCGTCGAGGCCGACCTGAAGAACCCCACCGACGTCGAGAAGGTCCTCGACTTGCTCGGTCGCGCCGACATCCTGATCGAGGGCTTCCGCCCCGGCGTGATGGAACGCATGGGTCTCGGTCCCGACGTGGTGCTCGCGCGCTGCCCCCGCGTCGTCTACGGCCGCATGACCGGCTGGGGGCAGGACGGACCGCTCGCCCACTCCGCGGGTCACGACATCAACTACATCTCGCTGACCGGCGTCCTGCATGCGATCGGCCGCAAGGGCGAGCGTCCGGTGCCGCCGCTGAACATGGTGGGCGACTTCGGCGGTGGCTCGATGTTCCTGCTGTTCGGCATCCTCGCGGCGATCATCGAGCGGCAGACCTCGGGCAAGGGCCAGGTCGTCGATGCCGCGATGGTCGACGGCACACTCGCGCTGTCGCACATCATCTGGAACTTCCGCCGCATCGGCATGTGGTCGGACGAGCGTGGGGTGAACATGCTCGACGGTGGCGCCCCGTACTACGACACCTACGAGACCTCCGACGGCAAGTACATGGCCGTCGGCGCGATCGAGCCGCAGTTCTATGCCGTGCTGTTGAAGGGCCTCGAACTGGATCCCGCGGAGCTGCCGGGCCAGAACGACGCCGCCCGCTGGCCCGAACTGCGCCAGATCCTCACCGACCGGTTCCTGTCGAAGTCCCGCGACGAATGGACCAAGATCTTCGACGGCACCGACGCCTGCACCACCCCGGTGCTCACGTTCGCCGAGGCCCCGCAGGATCCGCACGTCGCGGCTCGCGGCGGGATCATCGAGATCGAGGGCGTGCCGCAGCACGCCCCGGCGCCGCGCTTCTCGCGCACGCCCAACCGCACGCCCGAGCCGCCCGCCCACAGCGCGACCGACGTCGACACGCTCTGGCGCTGA
- a CDS encoding alpha/beta fold hydrolase has product MGFALAAGARLHYEVHGDGEPLVLLHGNSENLGYFAGQVPAFAATYRVLALDTRAHGESTRGDGPLDFERFADDVCAVLDATGVESAHVLGYSDGGNTALTLALRHPARVRSLIVNAANLDPAGLGPMFRIPATAAWMLGGLVAPLSRGLARRREMLGLMVRHPHIAPAALAAIDVPTLVIVGERDVIPRRHTDLITRSIPGAELVVLPGAGHASAEERPDLFNAAVLDFLARVEARG; this is encoded by the coding sequence GTGGGATTCGCCCTGGCCGCGGGTGCGCGGCTGCACTACGAGGTGCACGGAGACGGCGAGCCGCTGGTGCTGTTGCACGGCAACAGCGAGAACCTCGGCTATTTCGCCGGGCAGGTTCCCGCGTTCGCCGCGACCTACCGTGTGCTCGCGCTCGACACCCGCGCGCACGGTGAATCGACCCGGGGCGACGGCCCACTGGACTTCGAGCGCTTCGCCGACGACGTGTGCGCGGTACTCGACGCGACCGGTGTCGAGAGCGCGCACGTCCTGGGCTACAGCGACGGCGGCAACACCGCCCTCACGCTCGCGCTGCGGCACCCGGCGCGGGTGCGATCGCTGATCGTCAACGCCGCCAACCTCGATCCGGCCGGACTGGGGCCGATGTTCCGGATTCCCGCGACGGCGGCCTGGATGCTCGGCGGTCTGGTGGCGCCGCTGTCGCGAGGCCTCGCGCGGAGACGCGAAATGCTGGGCCTGATGGTGCGGCATCCCCACATCGCGCCGGCCGCGCTCGCCGCGATCGACGTTCCGACGCTGGTGATCGTGGGGGAGCGCGACGTGATCCCCCGGCGCCACACCGACCTGATCACGCGCTCGATCCCGGGTGCCGAACTGGTGGTCCTCCCCGGCGCGGGCCACGCGTCCGCCGAGGAGCGACCCGATCTGTTCAACGCCGCGGTGCTGGACTTCCTGGCCCGCGTGGAGGCGCGCGGCTAG
- a CDS encoding amidohydrolase family protein — MFDAHVHIIDPRFPLVENNGYLPDPFTIDDYRRRMAGFGVDGGAVVTASYQGTLGGPGLLAALEELGEGWVGVTHLDPDATDDDILALDRVGVRGVRFNLRRSATDVQVLTTQALRAYELVGWHAEFYVDATLLLSLEPVFAKLPAVSIDHLGMSTRGLRYLLNLVDRGAKVKATGFGRTSIDDVGSVIRQIHAVNPKALMFGTDLPGTRARRAFEAADVDVIADAVGDDLEAVLGGNAREWYRCPGGPSRQ, encoded by the coding sequence GTGTTTGACGCGCACGTGCACATCATCGATCCGCGGTTCCCGCTGGTGGAGAACAACGGGTATCTACCCGATCCGTTCACGATCGACGACTACCGCCGCCGCATGGCGGGCTTCGGCGTCGACGGTGGTGCGGTGGTGACCGCGTCGTACCAGGGCACGCTCGGTGGGCCTGGCCTGCTGGCCGCGCTCGAGGAACTCGGCGAGGGCTGGGTGGGGGTCACGCACCTCGACCCCGACGCCACCGACGACGACATCCTCGCGCTCGACCGCGTCGGGGTCCGCGGGGTGCGCTTCAATCTGCGGCGCAGCGCCACCGACGTCCAGGTCCTCACGACGCAGGCCCTGCGGGCGTACGAACTGGTGGGCTGGCACGCCGAGTTCTACGTGGACGCGACGCTGCTGCTGTCGCTCGAACCGGTGTTCGCGAAGCTGCCCGCAGTCAGCATCGACCACCTGGGCATGTCGACGCGCGGGCTGCGGTACCTGCTCAACCTCGTCGACCGGGGCGCCAAGGTGAAGGCCACCGGCTTCGGGCGGACCTCGATCGACGACGTCGGCAGCGTCATCCGGCAGATCCACGCCGTCAACCCGAAGGCCCTCATGTTCGGCACCGACCTGCCCGGCACCCGTGCCCGCCGCGCGTTCGAGGCCGCCGACGTCGACGTCATCGCCGACGCCGTCGGGGACGACCTCGAGGCCGTCCTCGGCGGCAACGCGCGAGAGTGGTACCGCTGCCCGGGCGGACCTTCTCGGCAATGA